One segment of Niveibacterium microcysteis DNA contains the following:
- a CDS encoding sugar ABC transporter substrate-binding protein translates to MNTRRSTLKSLALIAVAVALPFGSASAADAKPKVALVMKSLANEFFQTMQDGAKAHQKQHAAQYTLIANGIKDETDTAAQIKIIQQMMVEKVDALVLAPADSKALVPVVKEAIDKGIIVVNIDNKLDDAALKEKGIVVPFVGPDNRAGAKLVGDYLAKQLKAGDKVGILEGVSTTTNAQQRTAGFQDAMKAVGANVVGVQSGQWEMDKGNMVASAMLREHPDLTALLCGNDNMALGAVAAVKTAGKAGKVKVVGYDNISAIKPMLADGRVLATADQFAAQQAVFGIETALKAIAAKTPQKDLPGTVQTPVKLITK, encoded by the coding sequence ATGAACACACGTCGCAGCACCCTGAAGTCGCTCGCCCTGATCGCCGTCGCCGTTGCGCTGCCGTTCGGCAGTGCGAGCGCCGCGGATGCCAAGCCGAAAGTCGCGCTGGTCATGAAGTCGCTCGCCAACGAGTTCTTCCAGACCATGCAGGACGGCGCCAAGGCGCACCAGAAACAGCACGCCGCGCAATACACGCTGATCGCCAACGGCATCAAGGACGAGACCGACACCGCGGCTCAGATCAAGATCATCCAGCAGATGATGGTCGAGAAGGTCGATGCGCTGGTGCTCGCCCCGGCTGACTCGAAGGCGCTGGTGCCGGTGGTCAAGGAAGCGATCGACAAGGGCATCATCGTCGTGAACATCGACAACAAGCTCGACGACGCGGCGCTGAAGGAAAAAGGCATCGTCGTACCCTTCGTCGGCCCCGATAACCGCGCTGGCGCCAAGCTGGTCGGTGATTACCTCGCCAAGCAGCTGAAGGCCGGCGACAAGGTCGGCATCCTCGAGGGCGTATCCACCACCACCAACGCGCAGCAGCGCACCGCCGGCTTCCAGGACGCAATGAAGGCCGTTGGCGCCAACGTGGTCGGCGTGCAGTCGGGCCAGTGGGAAATGGACAAGGGCAACATGGTCGCCAGCGCGATGCTGCGTGAACACCCGGATCTGACCGCCCTGCTCTGCGGCAACGACAACATGGCGCTCGGCGCCGTGGCGGCCGTGAAAACCGCGGGCAAAGCCGGCAAGGTGAAGGTGGTCGGTTACGACAATATCTCCGCGATCAAGCCGATGCTGGCCGACGGCCGCGTGCTCGCCACTGCCGACCAGTTCGCCGCGCAGCAAGCGGTATTCGGCATCGAAACCGCGCTCAAGGCGATTGCCGCCAAGACGCCGCAGAAGGATCTGCCCGGCACCGTGCAAACGCCGGTCAAGCTGATCACCAAGTAA
- the rbsK gene encoding ribokinase, with protein sequence MPSYPQHSPNRPILVIGSLNMDLVMRTPRVPQGGETLFGHDFATLPGGKGANQALACARLGGHVAMVGRIGDDNFGQVLKSGLARDGVHVSQITVTGGVTSGVAMILVEDIGQNRILISAGANGQVTAGDIDGVAAQIEQAAMLVVQLEVPLPAVLAAIKHAHAAGVPVLLNPAPAAALPDTLWPMVDLLVPNESEATLLSGVDVKDTASAAEAAAVLRARGVRTVLITLGAQGVLICDAQGVRRLPAQKVKAVDTTAAGDTFVGGLAVGLTEGMSLDDAAALGQAASAICVTRIGAQPSIPWRSELTPTERARS encoded by the coding sequence ATGCCCAGCTATCCGCAGCACAGCCCGAACCGCCCGATTCTCGTCATCGGCAGCCTCAACATGGATCTGGTGATGCGCACCCCGCGCGTGCCGCAGGGTGGCGAAACCCTGTTTGGCCACGACTTCGCGACGCTGCCGGGCGGCAAGGGCGCCAACCAGGCGCTGGCCTGCGCGCGTTTGGGCGGGCATGTCGCGATGGTGGGGCGTATCGGCGACGACAACTTCGGCCAGGTTCTGAAGAGCGGGCTCGCCCGTGATGGCGTGCATGTCAGCCAGATCACCGTGACGGGCGGCGTGACCAGCGGCGTAGCTATGATCCTGGTCGAAGACATCGGCCAGAACCGTATCCTGATTTCGGCCGGCGCCAATGGCCAGGTCACCGCAGGGGACATCGACGGCGTGGCTGCGCAGATCGAACAGGCGGCGATGCTGGTTGTGCAACTCGAAGTGCCGCTGCCCGCGGTGCTTGCCGCAATCAAGCACGCACACGCGGCCGGCGTGCCCGTGCTGCTGAACCCCGCCCCCGCCGCCGCCTTGCCCGACACGCTGTGGCCCATGGTCGACCTGCTCGTGCCCAACGAAAGTGAAGCCACACTGCTCAGCGGCGTCGACGTGAAGGACACCGCCAGCGCCGCCGAAGCGGCCGCCGTGCTGCGCGCACGCGGCGTTCGCACAGTGCTCATCACGCTCGGCGCGCAAGGCGTTCTGATCTGCGATGCGCAAGGCGTGCGGCGCCTGCCGGCTCAGAAGGTCAAAGCGGTCGACACCACCGCAGCCGGCGACACCTTCGTCGGCGGCCTCGCTGTCGGCCTCACCGAAGGCATGAGCCTCGACGACGCCGCAGCGCTCGGCCAGGCCGCGAGTGCCATCTGCGTCACGCGAATCGGCGCGCAGCCCTCGATCCCGTGGCGATCCGAACTGACACCGACTGAAAGGGCCCGCTCATGA
- a CDS encoding ABC transporter permease, protein MSNPASTPALSLRGSLGNYLGLVVALVLMVALFGSLSEYFFSVSTFITIANDIPAIAVTAVGMTFVLIIAGIDLSVGSVMALASATAGLVMLQWHWGLFPAVLVAMLTGLVAGMANGLISVGWRLPSFIVTLGMLEVARGSAYIATNSRTQYIGSAIDWLSAPLFGGVSPAFIIAVLIVIAAQIVLTRTVFGRYMIGIGTNEEAMRLAGVDPRPVKIAVFAIVGTLAGLAGMFQASRLEAADPNAGIGAELVVIASVVIGGTSLMGGRGSVIATFFGVLIISVLEAGLAQVGASEPTKRIITGCVIIAAVVLDMVRERRNRRSA, encoded by the coding sequence ATGTCCAACCCTGCATCCACGCCCGCCCTGTCGCTGCGCGGCAGCCTCGGCAACTACCTCGGCCTGGTCGTCGCACTGGTGCTGATGGTCGCGCTGTTTGGCTCGCTATCCGAGTACTTCTTCTCGGTCAGCACCTTCATCACGATCGCCAACGACATCCCTGCGATTGCCGTCACCGCTGTCGGCATGACCTTCGTGCTGATCATCGCCGGCATTGACCTGTCGGTCGGCTCGGTGATGGCGCTCGCCAGCGCCACCGCCGGCTTGGTGATGCTGCAATGGCACTGGGGCCTGTTCCCGGCGGTGCTGGTCGCCATGCTTACGGGGCTCGTCGCCGGCATGGCGAACGGGCTGATATCGGTCGGCTGGCGCCTGCCTTCCTTCATCGTCACGCTCGGCATGCTGGAAGTGGCACGCGGTTCGGCCTACATCGCGACGAATTCGCGCACGCAGTACATCGGTAGCGCGATCGACTGGCTCAGCGCACCGCTGTTCGGTGGCGTGTCGCCGGCCTTCATCATTGCGGTGCTGATCGTGATCGCCGCGCAGATCGTGCTCACCCGCACGGTGTTTGGCCGCTACATGATCGGCATCGGCACCAACGAAGAAGCGATGCGCCTTGCAGGGGTGGATCCCCGCCCGGTGAAGATCGCGGTGTTCGCCATCGTCGGCACGCTCGCCGGCCTGGCCGGCATGTTCCAGGCCTCGCGACTCGAAGCCGCCGACCCCAACGCCGGCATCGGCGCCGAACTGGTGGTGATCGCCTCGGTCGTGATCGGCGGCACCAGCCTGATGGGCGGGCGCGGTTCGGTCATCGCCACCTTCTTCGGCGTGCTGATCATCTCGGTGCTTGAAGCCGGCCTCGCACAGGTCGGCGCCAGCGAGCCCACGAAGCGGATCATCACCGGCTGCGTCATCATCGCGGCCGTGGTGCTCGACATGGTGCGCGAACGACGCAACCGCCGCAGCGCCTGA
- a CDS encoding sugar ABC transporter ATP-binding protein produces MMPPTPPLLHGTGLGKRYATPVLSDVSFTLHAGEVLALTGENGAGKSTLSKIIAGLIPPSEGQLELAGQAYRPQSRRDAESQGVRMVLQELGLVPTLTVAENLLLDHLPRRAGFIRRDALNQQAAAQMAAIGLSEIDPRTPVGELGVGHQQMVEIARSLVGDCRILILDEPTATLTSREIEHLFRQIALLKARGVGIIYISHRLDEVQQIADRVMVLRDGKHIDTQPMAGMTQDDIVRRMVGRDVREELDRARRPAGSIALEVRGLSRGKFVKDVSFDVAHGEVLGIAGLVGAGRTELLRLIYGADRADAGEIRLNGEAKPRPVRSPMEAVRHGIGLVTEDRKAQGLMLPLPIRVNATLARIADVAHRGWLDRARERNTVEQLRETLGVRCNSIEQAVGELSGGNQQKVVFARWLHRDSDVLLLDEPTRGVDIGARADIYAQMDRLAAAGKALVMVSSDLRELMSVCDRIAVMSAGRLVRVFERGEWSQHALLEAAFSGYSAGHASATTETPTAAEHVY; encoded by the coding sequence ATGATGCCCCCTACCCCACCCCTGTTGCACGGCACCGGACTCGGCAAGCGTTACGCAACGCCGGTGCTCAGCGATGTGAGCTTCACCCTCCATGCCGGCGAAGTGCTGGCGCTGACCGGCGAGAACGGCGCCGGCAAGAGCACGCTCAGCAAGATCATTGCCGGCCTGATTCCGCCCAGCGAAGGGCAGCTGGAACTCGCGGGCCAGGCCTACCGCCCGCAATCGCGACGCGACGCCGAAAGCCAGGGCGTACGCATGGTGCTGCAAGAACTCGGGCTGGTGCCCACGCTCACGGTTGCCGAGAACCTACTGCTCGACCATCTGCCGCGCCGTGCCGGTTTCATCCGCCGCGATGCGCTCAACCAGCAGGCCGCCGCACAGATGGCGGCGATCGGGCTGTCCGAGATCGACCCGCGCACGCCGGTTGGCGAACTGGGGGTCGGCCATCAGCAGATGGTGGAGATCGCCCGCAGCCTCGTCGGCGATTGCCGCATCCTGATCCTCGACGAACCCACCGCTACGCTCACCAGCCGCGAGATCGAACATCTCTTTCGCCAGATCGCACTGCTCAAGGCGCGCGGCGTCGGCATCATCTACATCTCGCACCGGCTCGACGAAGTACAGCAGATCGCAGACCGCGTGATGGTGCTGCGCGACGGCAAGCATATCGACACCCAGCCGATGGCCGGCATGACGCAGGATGACATCGTGCGCCGCATGGTCGGCCGCGATGTGCGTGAAGAACTTGATCGCGCGCGCCGCCCTGCCGGCAGCATTGCGCTCGAAGTGCGCGGCCTCTCGCGCGGCAAGTTCGTCAAGGATGTGAGCTTCGACGTCGCCCACGGCGAAGTGCTCGGCATCGCTGGCCTGGTCGGCGCCGGGCGTACCGAACTACTGCGCCTGATCTATGGCGCAGACCGCGCCGACGCAGGCGAGATCCGCCTCAACGGCGAAGCAAAACCGCGCCCGGTGCGATCGCCCATGGAAGCGGTGCGCCACGGCATCGGCCTCGTCACCGAAGACCGCAAGGCTCAGGGCCTGATGCTGCCGCTGCCGATCCGCGTGAACGCCACGCTCGCGCGCATCGCAGATGTCGCGCATCGCGGCTGGCTCGACCGCGCCCGCGAACGCAACACCGTAGAGCAACTGCGCGAAACCCTGGGCGTGCGCTGCAATTCGATTGAACAAGCCGTCGGTGAACTCTCCGGCGGCAATCAGCAGAAAGTGGTGTTTGCGCGCTGGCTACATCGCGACAGCGACGTGCTGCTGCTCGACGAACCCACGCGCGGCGTCGATATCGGCGCACGCGCAGACATCTACGCCCAGATGGATCGGCTCGCCGCCGCTGGCAAGGCGCTGGTGATGGTGTCGAGCGATCTGCGCGAACTGATGTCGGTGTGCGACCGCATCGCCGTGATGAGTGCCGGCCGCCTCGTGCGCGTGTTCGAACGCGGCGAGTGGTCGCAGCACGCACTGCTCGAAGCCGCCTTCAGCGGTTACAGCGCCGGCCATGCCAGCGCAACGACCGAAACCCCTACGGCCGCCGAACATGTCTACTGA
- a CDS encoding GNAT family N-acetyltransferase, producing the protein MTRLLLHRRIADLPAAGWDALAGSQPFLRHAFLDAFEATGCVGEGTGWQPMHAALRDDAGVLLAAMPLYVKTHSYGEFVFDWAWAEASERAGIRYYPKALGAIPFSPVPGLRILASDNAHRATLLAAVIDACRDAGLSSLHVLFADEASLAAGDALGMHRRHAVQFHWHSAGERNFDDFLARMSHDKRKKIRQERRKVSAAGVSLRWLEGRDIGEADWAFFVRCYETTYALHRSTPYLTLDFFQQLGERLPEACVLVIAERAGNPIAASLMLRDDEALYGRYWGALEYIPCLHFEACYHQGIEYAIARRLKRFEGGAQGEHKLARGMDPVQTTSVHWLADPRLDAAVGRYLAREREGISQYVDELAEHRPFRD; encoded by the coding sequence TTGACGCGCCTGCTCCTGCATCGCCGCATCGCTGATCTGCCCGCCGCCGGGTGGGACGCACTCGCCGGCTCGCAGCCCTTCCTGCGCCACGCCTTTCTCGATGCATTCGAGGCCACCGGCTGCGTTGGCGAGGGCACCGGTTGGCAGCCGATGCACGCCGCACTGCGCGACGACGCGGGCGTGCTGCTCGCCGCGATGCCGCTGTATGTGAAGACGCACTCCTACGGCGAATTTGTGTTCGACTGGGCCTGGGCTGAGGCCTCGGAGCGCGCCGGCATCCGCTACTACCCGAAGGCGCTTGGCGCGATTCCGTTCTCGCCGGTACCTGGCCTGCGCATCCTCGCGAGCGACAATGCGCACCGGGCAACGCTGCTCGCGGCGGTGATCGACGCATGCCGCGACGCCGGGCTCAGCTCCCTGCATGTGCTGTTCGCCGACGAGGCCTCCCTCGCCGCCGGCGACGCGCTCGGCATGCACCGCCGCCATGCGGTGCAGTTCCACTGGCACAGCGCGGGCGAGCGGAACTTTGACGATTTCCTTGCCCGCATGTCACACGACAAGCGCAAGAAGATCCGGCAGGAGCGGCGCAAGGTCAGCGCTGCCGGTGTCAGCCTGCGCTGGCTTGAGGGGCGCGACATCGGCGAGGCCGACTGGGCCTTCTTCGTGCGCTGCTACGAAACCACCTACGCGCTGCATCGATCGACGCCCTACCTCACGCTCGACTTCTTCCAGCAACTTGGCGAACGCTTGCCGGAAGCCTGCGTGCTGGTGATCGCCGAACGGGCCGGCAACCCGATCGCCGCCAGCCTGATGCTGCGCGACGACGAAGCGCTTTACGGCCGCTACTGGGGCGCGCTCGAATACATACCCTGCCTGCACTTCGAAGCCTGCTACCACCAGGGCATCGAATATGCCATCGCCCGCAGGCTCAAACGCTTCGAGGGCGGCGCGCAAGGTGAGCACAAGCTTGCCCGCGGCATGGACCCGGTGCAGACCACGTCAGTGCACTGGCTGGCCGATCCGCGGCTGGATGCCGCGGTCGGCCGATACCTCGCGCGCGAGCGCGAGGGCATCTCGCAGTATGTCGATGAGCTGGCCGAGCACCGACCGTTTCGCGACTGA
- a CDS encoding LacI family DNA-binding transcriptional regulator — protein sequence MATIKDVAQRAGVSVTTVSHVLNATRFVSEDARERVEAAVRELAYVPSAVARSLKHNATRTLGMLIPNNSNPYFAEIIRGVEDCCFQAGYNLILCNSDDQPEKQASYVRVLAEKRIDGLVLVSSGVAPSLAAQLQALALPVVLVDREVPGLDCDLVEVDHTAGGEIATRHLLELGHPQVVCISGPAGLTPSSQRRAGWKRALAAAGVARREGDLVRGDFTSRSGYLAMQGLIARKTRPSAVFVCNDVMAIGALCAIHEAGLRVPEDISVVGFDDIELAAYTFPPLTTVAQPKQAIGTGTAKLLLERIAGETGAPRRLILQPELRVRKSTTRYRPST from the coding sequence ATGGCAACGATCAAGGATGTCGCGCAGCGTGCCGGGGTGTCGGTCACCACGGTATCGCACGTGCTCAACGCCACACGCTTCGTCAGCGAGGATGCGCGCGAGCGCGTCGAAGCGGCGGTGCGCGAGCTGGCCTATGTGCCCAGCGCGGTGGCCCGCAGCCTCAAGCACAACGCCACCCGCACGCTCGGCATGCTGATCCCCAACAACTCGAACCCCTACTTCGCCGAGATCATCCGCGGCGTCGAAGACTGCTGCTTCCAGGCCGGCTACAACCTGATCCTGTGCAACTCCGACGATCAGCCCGAGAAGCAGGCGAGCTACGTGCGGGTGCTGGCTGAAAAGCGCATCGACGGCCTCGTGCTGGTTTCCTCCGGTGTCGCGCCCAGCCTCGCTGCACAATTGCAGGCGCTGGCCCTGCCGGTCGTGCTCGTGGACCGCGAAGTGCCGGGGCTGGACTGCGATCTGGTCGAAGTCGATCACACCGCCGGCGGCGAGATCGCCACCCGCCACCTGCTCGAACTCGGTCACCCGCAGGTCGTCTGCATCAGCGGCCCCGCCGGCCTCACGCCCAGCTCGCAACGGCGCGCCGGCTGGAAGCGCGCCCTCGCTGCAGCCGGTGTCGCACGCCGCGAGGGCGACTTGGTGCGCGGCGACTTCACCAGTCGCAGCGGCTATCTTGCGATGCAAGGCCTGATCGCACGCAAGACCCGGCCAAGCGCGGTGTTCGTGTGCAATGACGTGATGGCCATCGGCGCGCTGTGTGCAATCCACGAAGCCGGCCTGCGTGTCCCGGAAGACATCTCGGTCGTCGGCTTTGACGACATCGAACTCGCCGCCTACACCTTCCCGCCGCTGACCACCGTCGCGCAGCCCAAGCAAGCCATCGGCACCGGCACGGCGAAGCTGCTGCTCGAACGCATCGCGGGCGAGACCGGCGCACCGCGGCGCCTGATCCTTCAGCCGGAGTTGCGCGTGCGCAAGAGCACCACGCGATATCGGCCCAGTACCTGA
- a CDS encoding methyl-accepting chemotaxis protein: protein MKNWSVRQKILVSVVLTLLVSMLITSLLSARLFKAALTERLEEYELVRTVEAIRNDLDRSVSVPLEQTRVLAANTFMLDWMATGEPAEGVAAWQRFAAKVKDATGAVTVSWVSEATRNYYDSAKGLSRQIDPDGADSWFKAFMSSGKAAEFNLGVEASSPNVLMFTNVLAADSAGHRASVSLGLDVTAMADRVRKLAVGKSGQVFVVDARGQIQIHRNPELVKVNDKVKLNSLPGLATDAEKLLVKNNFNLVHVSGPNGPSIMVSSYLPIADWFVVVEIPEAEIYAPINRGLTLLAIADVVVLALALMLVLWIANSLTRPLARLRDAMRGLASGSGDLTQRLHVDSGDEIGAIAGSFNLFMEQLRSMFQRVREQTDLLGASVEQLGAMTQQLSSGSRHSADLTTQTAATIEEITVSIAHTASHAQDVAHSAEQAGQMSSTNAAAVSSVASEIDTISKSMDVLSEAMKDLEARSAQIGSVANVIKEIADQTNLLALNAAIEAARAGEQGRGFAVVADEVRKLAERTGKATVEIDQMVGGMRTNAANAMLRVGETHAAVQTGVGQVATVLAQIDSIREAMKGVVDSIAEIRDATTEQSRATEAMAQTAERMSATALEGDAEIQRTSAVITQLEVMAGELRQIVGNFRV from the coding sequence ATGAAGAACTGGTCTGTGCGACAGAAGATCCTCGTCAGTGTCGTGCTGACGCTGCTCGTTTCAATGCTGATCACGAGCCTGCTTTCGGCCCGTCTCTTCAAGGCGGCACTGACCGAACGCCTGGAAGAATATGAGCTTGTGCGAACGGTCGAGGCGATCCGCAACGATCTTGATCGCTCGGTTTCGGTACCGCTCGAGCAGACCCGCGTGCTCGCGGCAAACACCTTCATGCTTGACTGGATGGCCACTGGCGAGCCAGCCGAAGGCGTCGCCGCCTGGCAGCGTTTTGCTGCCAAGGTGAAGGATGCGACCGGCGCGGTCACGGTGTCCTGGGTGTCGGAAGCAACGCGCAACTACTATGACTCCGCCAAGGGCCTCTCACGCCAGATCGACCCCGACGGTGCCGACAGCTGGTTCAAGGCCTTCATGTCCAGCGGCAAGGCGGCCGAATTCAACCTGGGCGTGGAAGCGAGCAGCCCCAACGTTTTGATGTTCACCAACGTGCTGGCCGCCGATAGCGCCGGCCATCGCGCCAGCGTGAGCCTTGGTCTGGACGTAACCGCGATGGCTGATCGGGTGCGCAAGCTTGCCGTCGGCAAGAGCGGCCAGGTGTTTGTGGTCGACGCGCGTGGCCAGATCCAGATCCACCGCAATCCCGAACTCGTGAAGGTCAATGACAAGGTCAAGCTGAACAGCTTGCCCGGGCTTGCGACCGATGCCGAAAAGCTGCTCGTGAAGAACAACTTCAATCTCGTCCATGTCAGCGGCCCGAACGGACCCTCGATCATGGTGTCGAGCTACCTCCCGATCGCCGACTGGTTCGTGGTCGTCGAAATTCCGGAGGCCGAAATCTACGCGCCGATCAATCGTGGCCTGACGCTGCTTGCAATTGCCGACGTCGTTGTGCTGGCCCTCGCTTTGATGCTTGTGCTCTGGATCGCCAATTCGCTGACCCGCCCGCTGGCGCGCTTGCGCGACGCGATGCGTGGCCTGGCCTCGGGCAGCGGCGATCTCACGCAACGGCTGCATGTCGATAGCGGCGACGAGATCGGCGCCATCGCGGGCAGCTTCAACCTCTTCATGGAACAGCTCCGCAGCATGTTCCAGCGTGTGCGTGAGCAGACGGATCTGCTCGGCGCCAGTGTCGAGCAACTTGGCGCAATGACGCAGCAGCTGTCCTCCGGTTCACGCCACTCCGCCGACCTGACGACGCAGACGGCGGCAACCATCGAGGAGATCACCGTCAGCATCGCGCATACCGCGAGCCACGCGCAGGACGTCGCCCACTCGGCCGAACAGGCGGGTCAGATGTCGAGCACCAACGCAGCGGCGGTCAGCTCGGTGGCCAGTGAAATCGACACGATCTCGAAGTCCATGGACGTGCTGAGCGAAGCGATGAAGGATCTCGAAGCGCGCTCGGCGCAGATCGGATCGGTCGCCAACGTGATCAAGGAAATCGCCGATCAGACCAACCTGCTGGCCCTCAACGCAGCGATCGAGGCCGCGCGTGCCGGCGAGCAAGGGCGCGGCTTCGCAGTCGTCGCTGACGAAGTGCGCAAGCTCGCTGAGCGAACCGGAAAGGCCACGGTCGAGATCGACCAGATGGTCGGTGGCATGCGGACGAATGCGGCGAACGCCATGCTGCGTGTGGGCGAAACCCACGCCGCGGTGCAGACCGGTGTCGGCCAAGTCGCCACCGTGCTGGCGCAAATCGATTCGATTCGCGAGGCCATGAAGGGCGTCGTTGACTCGATTGCCGAGATCCGCGACGCAACGACCGAACAATCGCGTGCGACCGAGGCGATGGCGCAGACCGCCGAGCGCATGTCGGCCACCGCATTGGAGGGCGACGCCGAGATCCAGCGGACATCAGCGGTCATCACCCAGCTCGAGGTCATGGCCGGCGAGCTCAGGCAGATCGTCGGCAACTTCCGCGTTTAG
- the rbsD gene encoding D-ribose pyranase yields MKRTTLLHAELSEVIARLGHGDMLVIGDAGLPIPDGPRRIDLAVSANLPPFIDVLKAVLSEMQVESAVLADEIVARNPAVNAATLQLLGSTPVARMSHEDFKALSARARAIVRTGEFSPYANVILRAGVVF; encoded by the coding sequence ATGAAACGCACCACGCTGCTGCACGCCGAATTGTCGGAAGTGATTGCACGACTTGGCCACGGCGACATGCTGGTGATTGGCGACGCCGGACTGCCGATTCCCGACGGCCCGCGCCGCATCGACCTGGCGGTGAGCGCGAACCTGCCGCCCTTCATCGACGTGCTCAAGGCCGTGCTGAGCGAAATGCAGGTCGAATCGGCCGTGCTGGCCGACGAGATCGTCGCGCGCAACCCCGCCGTCAATGCGGCAACGTTGCAGTTGCTTGGCAGCACACCGGTGGCGCGCATGTCGCATGAAGACTTCAAGGCGCTCAGCGCACGCGCCCGCGCAATCGTCCGGACCGGCGAGTTCTCGCCCTACGCCAATGTGATCCTGCGCGCAGGCGTGGTGTTCTGA